The DNA segment AGTCATCTGTCTCCACAAGCCACAAGACCACAAGCTTATCACTTCTCTTCCTGTTTATATTACAAGGAGAGAGTTTCGGTGCCTGCTCACAAATCTTTCAAAACTTAACTTTAAACAACTGCACAAAAAACCTGTTGTATGACAAATTCCTTGCAAGCAGCACTGTGAGAAAGATGAAATCCAAATTTTACAGATTTTGCAGAGATTTTTTCAGatatatgttgttgttttttttttgtttgagttgtATTGTTTTTGGACTCAAAACTGTCAAGAGTCACCAAGCAACAACTACCGTGGTCACATTTTATTCCATTCTCTGATCTGTTGTTATCATTCTTTACAATCAAACCATGGTTTATGAACCATGCTTCGTTCATAAACACCAGCTGCAGCGAATTGAATCAGGCTGAATTTAtctttataaaataattaagttgctttttgtttacagcagttgAAGTGTAAGAATTGGACTGATAATCTCCATAGGACAGATGCTGAAGCATGTCTTATCACTTACATTATATTGCTCTgaatatacagtgttttaatcCCCTATAGAGGCATTTCAGACTGTCGGATAATTTTAATTGAGGTAACTTTTCAGTATGTGCAGAGGAAGCGTATTCACATCACTGTTCTCTCAAGCAATCAcatatagtaagacaaaaagtAGTAACGAacaaagacgtcatagtatagtaaggcataaaaagtcataaaaacatcagaaattgTATATGTGACTCTTAAACACATTACCAGTAATGTGTTGTAATGTTCACAGATGTGAGCACATGACCGCCTGTAGAGATGGACAGCTGtgacttttaatgtgtttgaatgAACAGCGCAGGTGCATTTGCATGTGGATTTAATGtggatgttttctctctccagttATGCAGCAGGCGGATTGAAAGCAGGTGTAAAGGACACtctgtattttttaaacatttcatgcCACTTTTTATCCTGACTTCACAAACCAAACTTCTACTGTGtctctcactttgtcttttaTGAGCTGCCTGGTAAAAATCGTATTTGCGCACTGTCggcaacatttgtttttccactctcctcctgcacttcctgttccagTGCTGTACTACTGTACACCAGCCCGTCCTTGCTGAGTCATTATCTATGAGCCAGCCAAACCATGACTACTGTCTTCacgtgggggtggggggagggacTGCTCAGACAAGACAttggtgatttttctttttgcctccCCCCTCAACATTGACGCCTCTTCGTTGCATCTTTTTGTTTCAGATCTGTAGATATTTTGtgttatcatgtttttatgcatggTCCAtgcattttctctgtctgccaATGGGGTTACATTAGGTAACACACCGGTGAAATCAGatattcctacacacacacacacgcacacacacacacacacacacactgtgtgctgCCCCAAGTTAACAGAGGCTTTGACTGACTCTGTGACGCACATTCTGTAGTTTGTTAACCTGTCCCAACACTAACATGGACAATACGTTTACTGATTATCCCAGATTTGAAAGTCTCAGGGTCCAGTCACACTTAACAGAGGAGTTTTCTTTGATAAGAAAAGGAATGAGAAGCATTTATCTGTTTGCTGCTTGGTTTATTTAGGATCACACAGACCGCCGTCAGTtcacttagatgtttttttgacaatgttTAGTTAAACTGTTATCTTACCGTTAGAAGctctttttggttttttaaatctttgcaGGAATGAGTCATCCTTCTGTTTAAGGTTCTGTGATGGTTAAGtggcacaaaaaaaagagaaaaacttctgattatttacttaagtaaaaatagTTTGTCACAGAgtaaaaactaataaaatcCTGGACTCAAAATTTTACTCGTGAAAGTATATCATCAGCAGCAGTGTCatgtatcaaaagtaaaagtgctcACTATGCAGAACTGCTCCAGtcagtgttttatatatttatatatatatattatattatattataaatatatcatatcatTGGATCATTGTTGACTTTACTCTTATGTAGGAGGGGTGGGTGGCCTTTTACAGGTCTGTGCCCAGGGgcagtacaagtacctcaaaactgtgcTTAAGTATAGTGCTTGAGTTACATTGCAACACTGTGTGTAGAATCCAAGCAAATCATGTGCCACGTTTCACACTGGTTGGGCGTATCAGTAAGTCAAATGCAGCATGATACTTCAGGTTGATCAGCATCAGCTGCTTCCCCTTCACTGGCCATTTGACTCGTGTCCAATTGCATTGAGGAAAAGAAATTCATGCATGACGAGGTCTTCTGAGTGAAAGTTGCTTTGTGTTATCCTGAGCTACAGTGATTGAATAACAGCATAAAAGCATCTGCATTGTCAAAAATCCTGTTTGGAATGAAAGAAACTCACTGCAGTGATGATCACTATTCATTAAGCTGTTACTTTGTTAGACGTTCTGTTTTAAACCAgtcaacatttattaattatcatAAGAGAACGTGATTCTACTGGTTTATGAAGATATGTCTTTTTATTAGACACAAAGTAGGTCTCTTGTACCTGTGGAGATCCTGCAGAAAAGAAGactctttttatttcacaacaatCAGCAATCACCAGTAGATGAGCCTCCAACCACAGCGGTGCACTGAACATCTCCACACTCCCCATCCCTTCCCTCCACCCGGCAAACAAAacgaaacaaacaaaaataattcaattcatacatgtatatatacacacacacacacacacacacacacatatatccaTATAgagacacagatacatacataatttatgatgatgatattgtccAGATTGATTATTGGTCATTTCTagaaacattttcagaaaatattGGGAGACATAGTTCCTCAGACATACAAAGTAAATCTCTCAGGCCTGGTTCTGCATCTGGGACAGACAGTGAGTTATCTTTAGTGAGGTAGAATTAATGCATAAACTTAAAATAGAAGACTAATTTTTTTTGGGGTGAACTGATTGGTCAGTATTcggttttgatctgatcctctgaagctGTGAAACATAGGTTACCATGGCGACCAACCACAGTTAAAAGCAAGCAAACTTTGTGACACCAGAAAACCTGAGTTAACCCCCAAAGATCACACTAACCTCGCTTTGTTCGTAccagttaacacacacacacacacacacacacacacacacacacacacacacacacacacacacacaccacgttTACCACGTTTAAGATTTTAACATCAGCATCACAATGTCCATAAATCCCGAGCTGGTTCAGGTCACACcactacttttatttctttctttttttgttcatttctacTAATTTTCCTTATTCACTGCCTCCAAGTTAGCATGTCACTTCACACCTGGCTGAATGAACcacattaaagcagcagcacacactAATTTTTGAATCAACAAGTTTGAATCAACCATTTCCTGCCTCCACTTCACACACCTTcttcacacacacctttttcttctgtgataaCTGTTGTTGTTCATTACAGATGGATAACCATGGCAACTGACAGCTCCATGTCTTTTTGCATTTGTCagttgtgattaaaaaaaaaaaaactcttgaaGGCtatcaaccacacacacacacacacacacacacacacacacagccaaacaaTTGGTCTTTTTGCTCAGGTAAGTCATGCCATTCATCTGGGTAACATTGTACCCTGAGTGCCCCCTTTTGGTCACTCTGGTAACTGCATCATCTCAGGCCTCAGCCCCTCACGCTCCTTCTGCCTGGTGACATGAATAAATCACTGCAGCAGTTACTGAGAATGTGAATGACTACATTAATGAATGACACTTTGTATAAGGACAGAGAGGTATATTCgtgtatttttcctttcaaaaaCATGAGAatacactgaaaacagctgtttatttctgCCTGAAACTAAAACCTAACTTTAAAAGGCCAGAATTCATGATTCAGGGTTGcaaggtgacaaattaaaggaaaaaacatgacaaatgagaggagaaacaggatgacagtGACCTCATCCAAAGGGCaggaggggtcactgaatggtttgatgagtatgaaaatgaggTGAATCGGGCCTTtgcagtcaccagatctcaactcAGTTGcacacctatgggagatttcGGACCAACGTGTTAGATAGtggtctccaccaccatcatcatcaaaacaccagaTGAGGtaatatcttttggaagaatgatATTCATCCCTCCAGTGCAGTTCCAGATACTTGGAGAATCAATGCCAAGTGGAACCTGGTTGCTCATTACAAGaatctttatgttgttttgtcatttaattagTCATCCTCTGTATATGTCCAGATGACGGTGCATGAGAAGAATACATGAGAATGCATGAGAATACAATGGAACCAAACCGGGTTAAATGCCGAAGAGGAGTCAATTATTAACGCAGCTGCATTCAGTGGAAGTTATTATTTTGTAGTTACGCAAAGCCTCAGTTGCACAGTTCCATCTCCTTGAtgtttcaatttatttttttagaagtgggggggggggctgtttcACTGCTTCCCAGCGCTCCCGTCTTCCTTAGAAATAACAGTCTGACGCAGCATTGGGAGTTTGGTTCTCCTGTCCCGGCGCTCAGTGGAGCACCCGGTGCCTATTCACTAGGCCTTGACGTGTATGGGAGGAGGAGCCCGCCGTGCGCTTAAATACAAGACTCCACTCCGCTACTCAGACAGAAACGCACAGCAGAGCAACCGAGAGCGACTCTTCTGACTAAAGCCAACTCAACCGCCTTTTACGCACACACATATCTTAGGTAAAGCAGTCCGCGCACACGGGTTTAACCATGATTAAGAAAATGTCGCCCCCAGAGAGCGACTTTGACATCCCAGCGAAGAACTGCTACAGGATGGTGATTTTGGGATCCACCAAAGTTGGGAAAACGGCCATCGTGTCTCGGTTCCTGAACGGGAGGTTCGAAGAGCAGTACACGCCGACCATCGAGGACTTTCACAGGAAACTGTACAGCATCAAGGGAGACGTATACCAGCTAGACATACTGGATACATCAGGGAACCACCCTTTCCCCGCCATGAGGAGACTATCCATACTGACAGGTGCTTATCCACATCTGTATCAAGATAGAAAAGTTACTCAGATTTAGAAAACAGTGGTGATCGTGCAAAAGTGCATTTTAAATGCTGCAAACGTGCGGTCATTGTGCGCACCGTGCGCCTTGTGCGCATGGCTGCAGGATGCATGAGTgtttattatactatactatactatacaatACTATAGGGCTAGAAACTCCTGTGTGTTTACTACTCATCACTCTTTAAAGGCAAAGCAAATGAACTAAAactttcttctttccctccagGTGACGTGTTCATCCTCGTCTTCAGCCTGGACAATCGTGACTCCTTCCAGGAGGTGCAGCGGCTCAAGCGGCAGATCTATGAGACCAAGTCGTGCCTGAAAAACAAGATCAAAGAGAACATCGACGTGCCTCTGGTCATCTGCGGCAACAAGGGAGACAGAGAGTTTTACCGGGAggtgcagcaggaggagatCGAGCAGCTGGTGGCCGGGGACGACAAGTGCGCCTACTTCGAAATCTCCGCCAAGCGCAACGAGAACGTGGATAAGATGTTTCAGACTCTGTTTACCTTGGCCAAACTACCTCACGAAATGAGCCCCGACCTTCACCGGAAAGTGTCCGTGCAGTACTGCGACATGCTGCACAGAAAGTCTCTGAAAAACAAGAAGCTGAAGGACATTGGGGAAGCGTACGGTGTGGTCACTCCATGCGCCCGGAGACCCAGCGTGCACAGCGACCTCATGTACATTAAAGAGAAGGCGATAGGAGGCGGCCAGggcaaagacaaagagagatgtGTGATCAGCTAAACGGACCGCGAGGCAGCAAACGCAACACGAAATCTTTGAAAGAAGAACGAGCCTGGTGCGTCAGCTTGAGGAGCGACCTGTGCGGCCGACTGCGCTCAAACTGACACGGGAGATGCGGAGACGCCGGGGCCGCCGCTgccgcgcgcgcgcgcgcgcccTCTGACTCGAGACGCGAGTCCGCAACAAACcactcaacaacaaaaaaataaataaaataaaaacattgccCACGAGACATTTGAGAATGTTAGCTTGTTCTGTCAGTCAGAGCCCAATGTGTGACGTGGCTTCATACCTTGTGAGACTCGCGCATCGATGCGtacaatgtgttttattgacGTCATGCCTTTTttagaggagagagaaaagagactctTGGCTCAGGAGGTGCAATGATGGGGGGGAAATAATGTTGTTTACATCTTATCATAGATTTTATAATGGCTAATTACATTTCAATGTTTCGTTGCAAAACTATTTTTTATGGTGAATGTATATTTATTGTCAATGTCAATTTTTGCAAACAAGTCAAAGAATCtcaatataataaaacaaaaaaacaaactaaaacttATTTTGCATTGCTTCTCATTTCTTCTGGTTCAAGTTCCTTCTGTTCTGGTGCAACACAAACACTAGTGGCTTCATGTGCATCTGAAAGTCCCACACAGTGAAGACTCACACAGACCCTGCAGCCAGCTAACCCCTGATGCACACTGCACTGTGCACGTCTGCACCATAAGCATGAGAGGGTCAGTTTCATTGCcacatatcatcatcatcatcatcatcatcatcatcatcagaggcTAAAACACATAGACATGCTGTAAAACTGATGCAGGGATCTGGATTCTGGATACATCTTCAGTACAGACGCGTCGAAGAGAAATGCTGCTCATCGAATAAAGAAATGATGACACTAATACACATAAGTTTAAACAGGATATGAGACCATCACACAACAGGTGGTGTCACCAGGGGTTAAGAATCAGATCTGGTAACTCCACGACTGTgaattcactttatttttaagTGACCTTgaatatggacacacacacacacacatacacacatacacacacactttacagcAACAATGTGAATGTATGACGAGCTGTTACGTTACCCAGGAGGTGACTGTACCATGAAGGGTCAGATTTTACACCTAAATGatcatttctgtctttgatCCTCTCATGCATTTTAATAACAGGCTGCaggacaaaacaaccacacacagtaCGCTGCGGAATAATTTCACCCTGCAGCTCTGAAGCGCACAATTTGTTCTCATCacagttttaattttacattatttgCACCCTCATTTAGAAATGCAACCTTTTCCCCCTGGAGATGAACCAAACACAGTGTCCagtgctttctctctccctccctctccctctctctctctctctctctctctctgtcaggaaTAATCCTGTAaacctgcttcctgtcagttcatACACAGACAGGAAGATATCCTCCTGCATcatcctgtgtgtctgtgagacaGATATCGTGTAAAGAGCAgggacacacactcagcagtACTGTCCACTGTAACACTGCCCTCTTACTGATCAGTAACACGATGTGCTCTACTCCTGGCTGCATCCattatgaaaacacataattaCAGCGTTTATTAGTATGCACGGCCGTGTCTATTCGCTGAAGagcaacttttgtttttgtcatattgAAATTCATGTGTTGAACTCTAATCTGAGGGACAATCAGACGCTGCAATCAAAtgatacaaaaaacattttaatgaggtCACGATGGACAACGTTTACACGCTGCGAATCACAGTGAACCGGTCGGAGCATAAGTTTTTCATTATCGCCGTCGCCACCCCATATGGCAGAAGTGTCAACATTTGTACCAGTGTCAGCGGGGGAGGGGAAAGCTGGTGTCACAGTGGAAATAAGTAGGGGAGACGGgggatgggtgtgtgtgtgtgtgtgtgtgcgtctgtgtgcatgtacagaGCAGACAGTGctgatacaaaaataaattgagtaaaaaaaacaacgtaCTTACCTCAGCATTAGTTTCTTCTCTCTAACATTGTGTGCGTCACAAGGTGCCACTTTCTCACTTCTGGAACAAGGACTGAACTGAGCAGGAACAGAGTGAATCAGGTGACGAGTAACCTGTTCCTGATTGGAGAAACtggaaatgttaaatattcaaTCAACTCATATACGCATTCCAAAAAACCCACAAGGAACTCTGGGACATGAGCACAACTTTAATCAAATCCACTGTTTTCATCACATTATTAAATTACAATTCTACATCACTGTTTTGATTTCAAACTGTTACGTAAGTGGGTCCAGTGATAAGACTAATGTTCTTATGTTGTcgtttgtatttttacatagagGCCAAATGTTGCTTAAAAAGCTGCTTCTCTCCTCGCAGCGTCTACTGCCCCTGGTGGTCAACTGAGCTCGTGCATTTGACTGTGTCCCAGGCCCATACTAGTACTAGCTCAATGGAGTGCGCTCaagatggaaaataaagttCACTACTAAAAAAACTCTAATGACTGTTGTTACTGCAATGCACAAAAGGAAATACAGCAGCTCGGCTGAAAATCATTAAAGTGAACAACAGGTGATGATGAAATTGCTTGAggaaagttttttgttttgaaatgatcaGAAAAAGTCTTTGCGGTGTCTCTATTGTAGGATTTGTCTTCGCTCAAAGGACTGCAGTCGTGTTGCGATTTATGTCACTGCACTGATACTAATGATAATAGTTGCAATGTCCTGCAACAAAATTAacaagaaagtgagaaaaatggcGGCCAAGCCCGATCTGTGCACATCCACACAGTCCTGAGAGGAGGTCTTCTCAGGCAACAACTTATTACATGTGCAGAGTATTTATACACTGTGGTgttacagcttttattttggtaaagaATAAAGAATTCTTCCATGACTAAATTTAGCATAATTTCCAGCTGCACCTGCATTTTACTTTTCAGCCATTTACTGTTTCGTTTTTTCCTCCAGGTCACCGTGCAGTGACTGAAACAGCAGTTTGACAATCTGCACTCTAAGAAACTTCAAATgagcagctgaggagaaaagaaaaatatgtaacGTGACAAACCGAGGTGACCTGGTGAGATTTATTGTTACCGTAAGAGCGAGAGCTGTCATGAAATATTCCAGTCTAGTTTAATCTAATGATAGTGATCAGCCCCGACACACGTCATTAAAGAGACACATGGTGAGAGAACGGAGAGGTAATTTCTAAATTGGTGACTAATGACACAGCGAAGGTCCGTAGAATCCGTCTTATTCAACGCCATATCATAACTGACCTTAAGTGTGTTACAGCAAAGTCGGTAACATCAGGAAATGAGCTGAGGTGGCCTCGTGCATAATGATATTGATGAActtcttatattattattattgaatagCGTAACTTATATTAAAGTCAAGAATcctgtatttcatttaaaattgcAATAATTGTTTCTTCAACCGCTTCAGGGAAGCGGAGCAAGCTGAAAACCAACACGTCACTGGAACAATCATTCATTCAGAGATGTGTGCGTGTTCTGTTCAGCGCCTGTGGGAAATCTGTCGCTGCTTTCTACTGAAGAACCAGTTGGTTTTAagtctctgtgggttcatcatcACTGCACGCCAGAGCTTTCATATCACACATAGTCCCCTGAGCTGTTTTTacaatacagtataaatattgACAAGAGCAGGGTTTCTTGTTACTGCGTTTTCCCAGAATGCCGTTTGACAAACTCCATATAAAAGTAAAGAAGtcaatgttttttctctctctctctctctctctctgtgtctgtcacagaaCATGAGCATGAAATACAGCAGGCTCAACAATAGTTTCACGAACTTCAACTATAAACTTTGGGGATGACACGTTATTCTAACACCTGTATTTGATGGAAAACATTGGATCTGTAAAGTTTTACCACTATATCAGAATGtacatattaatgtatttgtcaacaacttcaacatagaaaaacacatttgtaataaAGGGAAATATGTTTTCCTAGGAGAGACTATTATAACTGTTGAAAgtactgtacattaataaaaatgtaaaatatccttaatatctGCTTACGAGATTGTTGCAAGTCATTTTGCAATGTTTATGTAAAGCCTGTAAGTGTTAAATAGGGGGGTTAAAGTGAAGT comes from the Seriola aureovittata isolate HTS-2021-v1 ecotype China chromosome 21, ASM2101889v1, whole genome shotgun sequence genome and includes:
- the LOC130162463 gene encoding dexamethasone-induced Ras-related protein 1-like; this encodes MIKKMSPPESDFDIPAKNCYRMVILGSTKVGKTAIVSRFLNGRFEEQYTPTIEDFHRKLYSIKGDVYQLDILDTSGNHPFPAMRRLSILTGDVFILVFSLDNRDSFQEVQRLKRQIYETKSCLKNKIKENIDVPLVICGNKGDREFYREVQQEEIEQLVAGDDKCAYFEISAKRNENVDKMFQTLFTLAKLPHEMSPDLHRKVSVQYCDMLHRKSLKNKKLKDIGEAYGVVTPCARRPSVHSDLMYIKEKAIGGGQGKDKERCVIS